The following proteins are encoded in a genomic region of Gouania willdenowi chromosome 6, fGouWil2.1, whole genome shotgun sequence:
- the tph2 gene encoding tryptophan 5-hydroxylase 2 — translation MASAHVVKEPVPRMQPAMMMFSNRFCSRRGMSLDSAMFQQQRHTGGQMSRRQSFAPISEKPEREENTAVVFSLKNEVGGLIKALQVFQEQRVNLRHIESRLSKRVPNEVEIYADCSCSSEEFLQLLQVLQGHVNVISSNTHAQEWTAETDEEDVPWFPMKISELDQCSHRVLMYGSELDADHPGFKDEVYRQRRKFFVEVAMNYKFGQPIPRIEYTPEEVKTWGVVFRELSKLYPSHACREYLRNLPLLTKHCGYTEDNVPQLEDVSMFLRERSGFSVRPVAGYLSPRDFLAGLAFRVFNCTQYIRHSTDPLYTPEPDTCHELLGHVPLLADPKFAQFSQEIGLASLGATDEDVQKLATCYFFTIEFGLCKQDGQLRAYGAGLLSSIGELKHALSDKACVKPFEPRTTCTQECLITTFQDVYFVSESFEEAKEKMRDFAKSIRRPFSVYYNPYTQSVDLLKDTRGLEQVVQELRADLTTVCDALGKMNTYMGI, via the exons ATGGCGTCGGCGCACGTGGTGAAGGAACCGGTTCCTCGGATGCAGCCAGCCATGATGATGTTCTCCAACAGGTTCTGCTCCAGGAGGGGAATGTCTCTGGACTCAGCCATGTTCCAACAGCAGAGACACACGGGGGGGCAGATG tcGAGACGTCAGTCCTTCGCTCCCATCAGTGAGAAAcctgaaagagaggaaaacacagCTGTGGTTTTTTCTCTGAAAAACGAAGTCGGAGGTTTGATCAAAGCTCTACAAGTGTTCCAG GAGCAGCGGGTGAATCTGCGTCACATCGAGTCCCGTCTGTCCAAACGAGTTCCCAACGAGGTGGAGATCTACGCCGATTGTAGCTGCAGCTCAGAAGAGTTCCTGCAGCTATTGCAGGTTCTCCAAGGGCACGTCAATGTGATCTCCTccaacacacatgcacaggagTGGACAGCAGAGACAG ATGAGGAGGATGTACCCTGGTTTCCGATGAAGATCTCAGAGCTGGATCAGTGTTCTCACCGTGTGCTGATGTACGGCTCAGAGCTGGACGCTGACCATCCT GGCTTTAAAGATGAGGTTTACCGTCAGAGGAGGAAGTTTTTCGTAGAAGTGGCGATGAACTATAAATT CGGGCAGCCCATCCCTCGTATTGAGTACACCCCCGAAGAGGTGAAGACGTGGGGCGTTGTCTTCAGAGAGCTGAGCAAACTGTACCCAAGCCACGCCTGCAGAGAGTACCTGAGGAACCTCCCCCTGCTCACCAAGCACTGTGGATACACAGAGGACAATGTTCCTCAGCTGGAGGACGTCTCAATGTTCCTCAGAG AACGGTCTGGGTTCTCGGTCCGTCCTGTTGCTGGGTATTTGTCTCCCAGAGACTTTCTGGCTGGTTTGGCATTCAGAGTCTTTAACTGTACCCAATACATCCGACACAGCACAGACCCGCTGTACACGCCTGAACC GGACACATGTCACGAGTTGCTAGGACACGTACCTCTCCTGGCCGACCCGAAGTTCGCACAGTTCTCTCAGGAGATTGGACTGGCTTCACTGGGAGCAACAGATGAGGACGTCCAGAAACTGGCTACA TGTTATTTTTTCACCATCGAGTTTGGACTCTGCAAACAAGATGGACAACTGAGGGCGTACGGAGCAGGTTTACTGTCCTCCATTGGAGAACtgaag CATGCTCTATCTGATAAAGCGTGTGTGAAGCCCTTCGAACCAAGAACGACGTGCACTCAGGAGTGTCTAATCACAACCTTTCAGGATGTTTACTTTGTGTCCGAGAGCTTCGAGGAGGCCAAGGAAAAGATGAg GGACTTTGCTAAGAGCATCCGTCGTCCGTTCTCTGTGTACTACAACCCGTACACTCAGAGCGTGGACCTGCTGAAGGACACCCGGGGCCTGGAGCAGGTGGTCCAGGAGCTGCGTGCTGACCTGACCACGGTGTGTGATGCACTGGGGAAAATGAACACCTACATGGGGATCTGA
- the LOC114464217 gene encoding transcription initiation factor TFIID subunit 4-like: MAGASDPLEDVLLTEVDEAAVSDLLGSLESQLGPRDSPAPLNDGKSEPIAPSAGHLSGKDPGGPSPEPGCSSRHTAAVQGSDTRTSSPGTLNGSMKMVNPAVPGPGPPPVAQNGLDSKPPPPALVQNHSGPLIHTKMILPSQPGTAGSVILTSTPSPVQAQSPVSQTPTSPATVTLTAGMKPTVNGVTPMRPGLVGNPGVQQRPGLVPGGPTRIAAPQPTLTVRPQQQTTIQLPPGFTIPPGMVLVRTEAGQLVMVPQQVLAQAQAKAAARPATPTAGAAIRVSTPPAPVRFTSPTPTRMIHTPTSTVPLTQNAVATPVKMVTPQKCPTVITASGAKPTMATPTAINTPRPLAAPSPRVTVVSQEMQENVKKCKNFLATLIKLASHNSPSPETSKNVKALVQDLLDAKIEPEEFTTRLQAELKSSPQPYLIPFLKKSLPALRQSLLNSQSLMTPPPSLAPPPVTPVTAIRPRVEPTGGAVRLHTPTTTAVSLSRTTVRPPAVINQTLRAPGALVRGTAIIRAPVNLAAQANQKKLSDPGGGTFRDDDDINDVASMAGVNLNEENARILATSSEIVGTKIRSCKDESFLPTALLHRRVLDTVRRLGVSDVSLDAINFLSHATQCRLRSLLEMMSSIAQHRADGGKEEDGVELTSDVRSQLRFFEQLERMEKQRKDEQERELLLKAAKSRARQEDPEQARLKQKAKEMQQQELAQMRQRDANLTALAAIGPRKKRKMESGGGATPEVSSGTVGASSSSSPRQSLRQRITRVNLRDFIFCLEQDRSSTRSLLLYKALLK, translated from the exons ATGGCGGGAGCCTCCGACCCGCTGGAGGACGTGTTACTGACGGAGGTGGACGAGGCGGCGGTAAGCGATTTGCTTGGCTCCCTGGAGTCGCAGCTCGGTCCCCGGGATTCTCCAGCCCCCCTCAACGACGGAAAATCGGAGCCAATCGCGCCGTCCGCCGGGCACCTCTCAGGGAAAGACCCGGGCGGTCCGAGCCCGGAGCCCGGCTGCTCCTCCCGTCACACCGCCGCCGTGCAGGGCTCAGACACCCGGACCTCCTCTCCCGGGACCTTGAACGGGTCCATGAAGATGGTGAACCCGGCCGTACCCGGACCTGGACCGCCCCCTGTGGCCCAAAACGGGTTGGACTCTAAACCTCCTCCACCGGCTCTGGTCCAGAACCACAGCGGTCCGCTGATCCACACTAAGATGATTCTGCCCTCCCAGCCTGGTACTGCGGGGTCCGTGATCCTAACCAGCACCCCTTCTCCTGTCCAAGCCCAGTCCCCCGTCAGCCAGACCCCGACCAGCCCGGCCACCGTCACCCTGACCGCCGGAATGAAGCCCACAGTCAACGGAGTGACCCCGATGAGGCCTGGCCTGGTGGGGAACCCTGGAGTCCAGCAGAGACCTGGACTAGTACCGGGAGGTCCGACCCGAATTGCCGCCCCGCAACCTACCCTCACCGTCAGACCGCAGCAACAGACGACTATCCAGCTGCCCCCTGGGTTCACCATCCCCCCAG GGATGGTTCTGGTCCGAACCGAGGCGGGTCAGCTTGTGATGGTTCCTCAGCAGGTTCTGGCTCAAGCTCAGGCCAAGGCCGCAGCAAGGCCAGCCACGCCCACTGCAGGTGCTGCCATTCGGGTCAGCACTCCCCCG GCACCGGTTCGCTTCACATCACCTACCCCGACCCGTATGATTCATACCCCAACCTCCACTGTACCg CTGACGCAGAATGCTGTGGCAACGCCTGTAAAGATGGTGACGCCTCAGAAGTGCCCCACGGTGATCACAGCAAGCGGAGCCAAACCCACCATGGCCACGCCCACTGCCATAAACACGCCAAGACCTTTAGCTGCGCCCAGTCCCAGAGTCACCGTGGTTTCACAG GAGATGCAGGAGAACGTGAAGAAGTGTAAGAACTTCCTGGCGACGCTCATTAAGTTGGCGTCGCACAACTCTCCGTCCCCTGAAACCTCCAAGAATGTGAAGGCACTGGTCCAGGACCTGCTG GACGCTAAGATTGAGCCGGAGGAGTTTACCACTCGGCTGCAGGCGGAGCTAAAGTCGTCTCCTCAGCCGTACCTCATCCCCTTCCTCAAG AAAAGCCTCCCGGCCCTCCGTCAGTCCCTCCTGAACAGTCAGTCTCTAATGACTCCACCGCCCTCTTTGGCTCCGCCTCCTGTCACACCCGTCACCGCCATCAGGCCGAGAGTTGAACCAACGGGTGGTGCCGTACGCCTCCACACGCCCACCACCACAGCAGTGTCTCTG AGTAGAACAACGGTTCGTCCTCCAGCTGTCATCAATCAGACGCTCAGAGCTCCAG gcgCGCTTGTACGAGGAACCGCCATAATCAGAGCACCTGTCAATTTGGCAGCTCAAGCAAATCAGAAAAAGCTGAGTGATCCAGGAGGCGGGACCTTCAG AGATGATGATGACATCAACGATGTGGCGTCCATGGCCGGCGTTAACCTGAATGAGGAAAACGCTCGTATCCTTGCAACCAGCTCTGAGATTGTGGGGACAAAAATCCGATCGTGTAAGGACGAGTCCTTCCTCCCGACTGCACTGCTTCACCGCCGCGTCCTCGACACAG TGAGGAGACTGGGTGTCAGCGACGTCTCTCTGGATGCCATCAACTTCCTGTCTCACGCCACCCAGTGCCGTCTTCGTTCTCTGCTGGAGATGATGTCCTCCATCGCTCAGCACCGAGCAGACGGAGGGAAG GAGGAGGACGGCGTGGAGCTGACATCAGATGTTCGCTCTCAGCTCAGATTCTTTGAGCAGCTGGAACGAATGGAAAAACAGAGGAAGGACGAGCAGGAGAGAGAGCTGCTGCTGAAGGCTGCTAAG agtcgGGCTCGTCAGGAGGATCCAGAGCAGGCCAGGCTCAAGCAGAAGGCCAAAGAG ATGCAGCAGCAGGAATTGGCTCAGATGAGACAGAGGGACGCTAACCTCACAGCGCTTGCCGCCATTGGACCGCGAAAGAAACGCAAGATGGAatcagggggcggagccacacCCGAG GTGTCCTCAGGGACGGTTGGAGCATCTTCGTCCTCGTCGCCACGTCAGTCGCTCCGTCAGAGGATCACTCGTGTTAACCTCAGGGACTTTATCTTCTGCTTGGAACAAGACCGAAGCTCCACCCGTTCCCTGCTGCTCTACAAGGCTCTTCTCAAGTGA